In the genome of Candidatus Reidiella endopervernicosa, one region contains:
- a CDS encoding response regulator, which translates to MARHQINQTLNSVGIVTIEAQDGVEALKKLRQLSSDEGDNGAGVDMIISDIEMPEMDGYTFTRELRNDPEFSDSYVLLHTSLNGAINEDKATTCGANDILTKFVADELIKAVIKGLS; encoded by the coding sequence ATGGCGAGACACCAGATCAACCAAACTCTCAATAGCGTCGGTATTGTCACCATCGAGGCCCAGGATGGGGTTGAGGCACTGAAAAAACTGCGTCAGCTCTCGAGTGATGAGGGTGATAATGGCGCTGGTGTCGATATGATTATCTCCGATATCGAGATGCCGGAGATGGATGGCTATACCTTTACCCGTGAACTCAGAAATGATCCTGAATTCTCCGACAGCTATGTGCTGCTGCACACCTCACTTAACGGTGCGATCAATGAGGATAAGGCGACCACCTGTGGCGCCAACGACATCCTGACCAAGTTTGTTGCCGATGAGCTGATCAAGGCAGTTATCAAGGGACTCTCCTGA
- a CDS encoding STAS domain-containing protein, producing MIDDEQDMVGFDPLAWLKEDDEEIIEVDVSGEPATDEQAVVDNDSSSDEILEEAPQSEKDAATSAEEVPAATEERDDMIDLGDNLHISGVAELHERLKKAIAEGDVILDASRVEAADGAALQLLCGLMQEAAKRELKVEWRGVPDTLRESAQLLGIDQEIWPS from the coding sequence GTGATTGATGATGAACAGGATATGGTCGGGTTCGACCCACTGGCCTGGCTTAAGGAAGACGATGAAGAGATTATCGAGGTCGATGTGAGCGGGGAGCCGGCAACCGATGAGCAGGCGGTTGTCGACAATGATAGTAGCAGTGACGAGATCCTCGAAGAGGCGCCGCAGTCTGAGAAAGATGCTGCGACTTCTGCAGAAGAAGTACCGGCGGCAACGGAGGAGAGAGACGATATGATCGATCTAGGTGATAACCTGCATATCTCGGGGGTTGCGGAGCTACATGAGAGGCTCAAAAAGGCGATTGCAGAGGGCGATGTGATTCTCGATGCTTCGCGAGTCGAAGCAGCCGACGGCGCAGCATTGCAGTTACTTTGCGGACTGATGCAAGAGGCCGCAAAGCGGGAGTTGAAGGTGGAGTGGCGCGGTGTTCCAGATACACTGCGGGAATCCGCTCAACTACTTGGTATAGATCAAGAAATCTGGCCTTCATAG
- a CDS encoding response regulator, with the protein MDDSASMRQMVSFSLKGAGHTVIEAGDGEQALDLAQKSRVDLVLTDVNMPIMDGITLIKNLRALPNYKFTPMLMLTTESGADKKAEGKAAGATGWIVKPFNPDQLLATISKVLR; encoded by the coding sequence GTGGATGATTCGGCATCAATGAGACAGATGGTCTCTTTTAGCCTCAAAGGGGCTGGTCATACTGTGATTGAGGCAGGAGATGGTGAACAGGCGTTGGATTTAGCGCAAAAGAGCAGGGTTGACCTGGTGCTTACCGACGTGAACATGCCAATAATGGACGGGATAACGTTGATCAAGAATCTACGTGCCCTGCCGAACTATAAGTTTACGCCAATGCTGATGTTGACTACCGAGTCAGGTGCAGACAAAAAAGCAGAAGGCAAGGCCGCTGGTGCAACGGGTTGGATTGTTAAGCCCTTCAATCCTGATCAGTTGCTGGCAACGATCAGCAAGGTATTGAGGTAA
- a CDS encoding chemotaxis protein CheW, with translation MASNNKELTAGAGRQELAQQISGELAHGSTGDQYLTFVLGEESYGVDILRVQEIKGWTPVTRIPNSPDYLRGVLNLRGTIVPIIDLRMRFNMDNVEYTPVTVVIVVSVRSETRERIIGMVVDAVSDVLSVSAEDIRETPDFGGAVSTEYIRGLASVADQMVMLLDIDKMLTEGELKSLAAVSDVVAE, from the coding sequence ATGGCATCGAATAATAAAGAATTAACAGCCGGTGCAGGCCGTCAGGAACTTGCCCAGCAGATTTCTGGTGAACTCGCACACGGCTCGACGGGAGATCAGTATCTCACCTTCGTTCTTGGAGAAGAGTCGTATGGCGTCGATATTTTAAGGGTGCAGGAGATAAAAGGGTGGACTCCAGTCACGCGTATTCCTAACAGTCCTGATTATCTGCGTGGCGTGCTTAATCTGCGAGGCACGATAGTACCGATTATCGATCTACGCATGCGTTTCAACATGGATAACGTTGAATACACTCCCGTCACGGTAGTGATCGTCGTGTCGGTCAGGAGTGAGACACGAGAGCGCATTATTGGAATGGTGGTTGATGCGGTCTCCGATGTGTTGAGTGTTTCTGCAGAAGATATCCGCGAGACCCCGGACTTTGGCGGTGCGGTGAGTACAGAATATATACGGGGATTGGCATCTGTTGCCGATCAGATGGTAATGCTGCTCGATATAGACAAGATGTTGACCGAAGGTGAACTGAAGAGTCTGGCGGCTGTTTCAGATGTTGTAGCAGAATAA
- a CDS encoding methyl-accepting chemotaxis protein, producing the protein MKRLSRWLGEAKSIQRYLLLLIIGANLLLAALVTAGHLWNSSTLEEITTADYVYGMDDEVMWITHTTSDLSSRLYYGTLTNTLCQGCDSLLEEVDRHHQLFNSKYQALKESNAEVAARVATYQSNLNSALLVMTKTAIEFSQALENRQSDSSLTTFVERLNEGEKQLEAILHPMATEFDEITDNQRDVISNSFNSSMLVMYIVQIVILPISIIIGLLFSRVVIRPLHDLNESMDAVVSGSGDLNQKLPVGSGEAGKLARDYNKLTEQIRSTLVQIMGVGVLLDSAAKTLYSNAAQTRAGLIGQEAEVNEVTSRIQALKQDTDTIGENTQSATEQATTAYGRSEKGLSIMQETKSFMQRLDHEAGETVEKMERFAGSVNDISIVLEVINKIAGQTNLLALNAAIEAARAGENGRGFAVVADEVRNLAVRTQDSTQQINTIIDELKNNADDTQQALNGNREHTSEALTKVIEVASELQEIDTANRQIAEMNQQIYEAVGHQSSITTEINNNTVNLTMTTKQSENNAISMESLGSELNELVAQLNTSLSSFNISNDIELSNLISIEPVASTPSNAFQEKNRPAPQASSKPDLVDDDSGDIELF; encoded by the coding sequence GTGAAACGACTATCACGCTGGTTAGGCGAAGCAAAGAGCATTCAGCGCTATCTACTGCTGCTGATCATCGGTGCCAATCTGCTGCTAGCCGCCTTAGTTACGGCGGGACATCTCTGGAACAGCAGCACACTCGAAGAGATCACCACGGCTGATTACGTCTACGGTATGGACGATGAGGTGATGTGGATCACCCACACAACCTCCGACCTCTCTTCTCGTCTCTATTACGGCACTCTTACCAATACACTCTGTCAGGGATGCGACAGCCTTCTTGAGGAGGTCGACAGACACCACCAGCTATTCAATAGTAAGTACCAGGCATTGAAAGAGAGTAATGCTGAAGTCGCAGCACGAGTCGCGACATACCAGAGCAATCTCAATAGTGCCCTACTCGTTATGACCAAGACCGCGATTGAGTTTAGTCAGGCGCTCGAAAACAGACAGTCCGACAGTTCACTAACAACATTTGTAGAACGCCTTAATGAGGGAGAGAAACAACTGGAGGCTATTCTTCATCCCATGGCGACTGAGTTCGATGAAATCACAGATAACCAAAGGGACGTGATCTCCAATAGCTTCAATTCCAGCATGTTGGTCATGTATATCGTTCAGATCGTCATTCTCCCCATCTCTATCATCATCGGCCTGCTCTTTAGCAGAGTTGTGATCCGTCCACTTCACGACCTGAATGAATCGATGGATGCCGTTGTCTCTGGCTCTGGGGATCTAAATCAAAAACTACCCGTCGGCTCTGGTGAAGCAGGAAAACTGGCTCGTGACTACAACAAACTAACCGAACAGATCCGCTCAACCCTGGTCCAGATCATGGGTGTCGGTGTACTGCTCGATAGTGCAGCGAAAACACTCTATAGCAACGCTGCACAGACCCGCGCCGGACTGATTGGACAAGAGGCTGAAGTCAATGAGGTGACCAGCCGAATCCAGGCGCTCAAGCAGGACACCGATACCATTGGGGAGAACACCCAAAGTGCAACTGAGCAGGCAACCACTGCCTACGGTCGGAGTGAGAAGGGTCTTTCGATCATGCAGGAGACCAAGAGTTTCATGCAGCGCCTTGATCACGAAGCGGGCGAAACCGTTGAGAAAATGGAGCGCTTTGCGGGCAGCGTAAACGACATCAGTATCGTTCTTGAGGTGATCAACAAGATCGCTGGCCAGACCAACCTGCTAGCCCTCAATGCCGCGATCGAAGCTGCACGAGCGGGAGAAAATGGACGTGGTTTTGCCGTCGTTGCTGATGAGGTACGCAATCTTGCTGTGCGCACTCAGGACTCCACCCAGCAGATCAACACCATCATTGATGAGCTGAAAAATAACGCCGACGACACACAACAGGCTCTGAACGGTAATCGTGAACACACCAGTGAAGCACTCACCAAGGTCATCGAGGTGGCCTCAGAACTTCAGGAGATCGACACCGCAAACCGTCAAATCGCTGAGATGAACCAGCAGATATATGAAGCAGTTGGACATCAGTCATCTATCACAACCGAGATCAACAACAATACGGTCAATCTGACCATGACCACGAAACAATCTGAAAACAACGCCATCTCAATGGAATCGCTCGGTTCTGAGCTAAACGAACTGGTCGCGCAACTTAACACCTCACTCTCATCATTCAACATCAGCAATGACATTGAACTCTCTAATCTGATCAGTATTGAGCCGGTAGCCTCCACACCGAGTAATGCCTTTCAAGAAAAGAATAGACCGGCCCCTCAGGCCTCTTCCAAGCCCGATCTTGTCGATGACGACTCAGGTGATATCGAACTATTCTAA
- a CDS encoding chemotaxis protein CheA — MAAGKSDTGTIWLNAYHKGGNIVIEVKDDGRGINTDKILAKAIRSGLVSADDELTHNQICELIFHPGLSTAEVVSDVSGRGVGMDVVRRNIHSLGGGVEITSELGVGSCITVRLPLTLAILDGQTVAVGKEHYIVPLVSIIESIQIKPGTVRSVGGRGETFELRGEYLPIIRLSDVFSVETKVRELTEGLLVVVEGDGKQVGLFVDDLLGQQQVVIKSLEANYKKVDGLSGATILGDGSVALILDIPSLIRISY; from the coding sequence GTGGCTGCAGGCAAGAGTGATACCGGCACCATCTGGCTTAACGCCTACCATAAGGGCGGCAATATTGTCATCGAGGTTAAGGATGATGGTCGTGGTATCAATACCGACAAGATCCTGGCGAAGGCGATCAGAAGTGGTCTGGTCAGTGCCGACGATGAGCTCACCCATAATCAGATCTGCGAGCTGATCTTCCACCCCGGCTTATCTACGGCTGAGGTGGTGAGTGATGTCTCAGGGCGCGGCGTGGGAATGGACGTTGTGCGCCGGAATATCCATAGTCTTGGTGGTGGTGTCGAGATTACTTCTGAACTGGGTGTCGGTTCCTGCATTACGGTACGACTGCCACTGACCCTGGCGATTCTCGATGGTCAGACAGTGGCTGTGGGTAAGGAGCATTACATCGTACCGCTGGTCTCGATTATCGAGTCGATTCAGATCAAGCCAGGCACGGTGCGGAGCGTGGGCGGTAGAGGTGAGACTTTCGAGCTACGTGGAGAGTACCTACCCATCATCAGACTCTCCGATGTGTTTAGCGTCGAGACCAAGGTGAGGGAATTAACCGAAGGTCTGCTGGTGGTTGTAGAGGGTGACGGCAAACAGGTTGGTCTCTTTGTTGACGATCTACTGGGTCAGCAGCAGGTTGTGATCAAGTCACTTGAAGCAAACTACAAGAAAGTGGACGGCCTGTCGGGCGCAACTATTCTGGGTGATGGGTCAGTGGCACTGATTCTCGATATCCCCAGTCTGATACGAATCTCGTACTAA
- a CDS encoding ParA family protein: protein MRVIAVINQKGGVAKTTTTANLASALARSGKRVTVIDLDPQGHLATYLGVNERRLAGVDRLLLADESLSSVTMDVRDNLTLVPAGSNLDAVEQMTNGRLAKSKLLKQVINESLTDQDYVLMDCPPASGLLDIFALYAAKEVLIPVNGDHLSLHGLSHFIGTLKKVESVLGHKIPLHIALTRFHPRRRLARDVMQKLLEYFPGRVLATPVRETAALAECPSFGNRESLFLRKFVLGIQAQANSKTSRDRLCLRRPTVLRSLRNHLFAALHNSLSDSTPT from the coding sequence ATGAGAGTTATCGCAGTCATTAACCAGAAGGGCGGGGTTGCCAAGACAACAACAACCGCCAATCTTGCCTCTGCGCTTGCGAGAAGTGGCAAGCGTGTGACGGTGATCGATCTCGATCCACAGGGACATCTGGCCACCTATCTGGGTGTCAATGAACGTAGGTTGGCGGGCGTTGATAGGCTGTTGCTGGCTGACGAGTCTCTCTCCTCCGTCACTATGGATGTAAGAGACAATCTCACCCTCGTTCCTGCCGGCTCCAATCTCGATGCCGTGGAGCAGATGACCAACGGACGACTGGCCAAGAGTAAACTGCTTAAGCAGGTAATTAATGAGTCACTGACAGATCAGGACTATGTCCTGATGGATTGTCCGCCTGCATCCGGCTTGCTCGATATATTTGCCCTCTATGCAGCCAAAGAAGTGTTAATTCCGGTCAATGGCGACCATCTTTCGCTTCATGGCCTCTCACATTTCATTGGTACCCTAAAGAAGGTCGAGTCGGTGCTGGGACACAAGATTCCTCTTCATATCGCACTGACTCGCTTCCATCCACGAAGGCGTTTGGCTCGTGATGTGATGCAGAAACTGCTCGAGTACTTCCCAGGGCGGGTTCTGGCGACACCTGTAAGGGAGACCGCTGCGCTTGCAGAGTGCCCAAGTTTTGGTAACCGGGAGTCGCTATTTTTGCGAAAGTTTGTTTTGGGCATCCAAGCCCAAGCAAACAGCAAAACTTCACGCGACCGTTTATGCCTGCGGCGCCCGACCGTCCTGCGTTCGTTGCGTAATCACCTCTTCGCGGCTCTACACAACTCCCTCAGTGACTCTACGCCGACATAA
- a CDS encoding PAS domain S-box protein, whose product MKQERFITIAAILLLLSIVMAGHFLMQQNLASEEYTARMELLQRANQLNTQLDRDVQRILTLRPHHYDSVVETVSQIRANRKLIGSTDVGLRGIIDKRFDSQIDQFLESSQLKSEILERIKLEAALLRNSLQYLPGLIDELHTETKFSTSDFGTHLLGAFLNYNLFPSSDHQQRLEQLIKDLKVPVWTESLHKLRSSILLHLTANIKHREQISSLIIDYDQLPSSQLLAQVRSRYESFYKSQSEHFYTISQILIVLVLSLIAGLTYTLYQIRIARAASDSANRQLHDALESISEAFVLFDDDNRLVLWNRQYAELFGESADLLQLGVSQTELAEHYLERGDYAANSSMLNDLLLNSSSEVGGSEILVNNCHYLVNSSTISTGGIASVYVDITERIEMERKLYGLSQAVEQSPASILVTDTKGNIEYVNPKFVELTGYSEEEIIGQNPRILKSGKTSSEEYKQMWKTIDSGGEWRGEFLNKHKNGDLYWEFASISGIRDKNGEITNYLAVKEDITERKQVEEQLRIAAAVFNTSNEGIVVTNADNQIMAVNPSFTKITGYRSEEVIGKNPNLLNSGQHGPEFYNEMWVQLQEKGYWEGEIWNRSKSGEVYPEWLSLSVIKDDEGNVIEHIAIFSDITQRKNAEEKIRWQANYDAITGLPNRTLFRDRLSSAISNAHREGWTSALLFIDLDHFKIVNDTLGHAVGDDLLKSGVAIFAKVCFGHPSPSKQQNLTRPFMPTAPRPSCVRRVITSSRLYTTPSVTLRRHKAAAASSSSSARALNYEYADGVDYRGLTAFASLSMAVSAGRRAFNRLRTRGGYRCATRR is encoded by the coding sequence GTGAAACAGGAACGTTTCATCACCATAGCTGCAATACTGCTCCTGCTCTCGATTGTCATGGCGGGACACTTCCTGATGCAACAGAACCTTGCCAGTGAAGAGTACACCGCCAGGATGGAGCTGCTTCAGCGTGCCAATCAGCTCAATACCCAGCTCGACCGTGATGTGCAGCGCATTCTTACCCTGCGCCCACACCACTACGACTCAGTTGTTGAAACCGTTAGCCAGATTCGAGCCAACCGCAAACTGATCGGTTCAACTGATGTCGGACTACGCGGCATTATCGACAAGCGCTTTGATTCCCAGATAGATCAGTTTCTCGAGAGCAGTCAACTTAAAAGCGAGATTCTCGAACGAATAAAGCTGGAGGCGGCACTGCTCAGGAACTCGCTCCAGTATCTGCCAGGACTCATTGATGAACTGCACACTGAGACCAAATTCAGCACCTCTGACTTTGGCACACACCTGCTCGGCGCCTTTCTCAACTACAACCTATTTCCCAGCAGCGATCACCAGCAGCGTCTGGAGCAGCTAATCAAGGATTTAAAGGTGCCGGTATGGACAGAGAGCCTTCACAAGCTACGCAGCAGCATCCTGCTCCATCTCACAGCCAACATAAAACATCGTGAACAAATATCTTCCCTGATCATCGACTATGACCAACTCCCCAGCAGCCAGCTGTTGGCACAGGTACGTAGTCGTTACGAAAGCTTCTACAAGTCTCAATCAGAGCACTTCTACACCATCAGTCAGATACTGATCGTACTGGTACTGAGTCTGATTGCCGGGCTTACCTACACCCTCTATCAGATACGCATAGCCCGTGCCGCAAGCGACAGCGCCAATCGCCAGCTGCACGACGCCCTGGAGAGCATCTCTGAAGCCTTTGTCCTGTTCGATGACGACAATCGCCTGGTACTCTGGAATCGCCAATATGCTGAACTTTTTGGTGAATCTGCCGATCTGCTTCAGCTCGGTGTGAGTCAGACGGAGCTGGCAGAACACTATCTGGAACGTGGCGATTATGCCGCCAACAGCAGCATGCTCAATGACCTGCTGCTCAACAGTAGCAGTGAGGTTGGTGGTAGCGAAATTCTGGTCAATAACTGCCACTATCTGGTTAACAGCAGCACCATCTCAACGGGTGGCATCGCAAGTGTCTATGTCGATATCACCGAGCGCATCGAGATGGAGCGTAAGCTCTACGGTCTGTCACAGGCGGTTGAACAGAGTCCTGCCTCAATCTTGGTCACCGATACCAAAGGCAACATCGAATATGTAAATCCCAAGTTCGTCGAACTGACTGGCTATAGCGAAGAAGAGATCATCGGACAGAATCCACGCATTCTCAAATCTGGCAAGACCAGTAGTGAAGAGTATAAGCAGATGTGGAAGACGATCGACTCTGGTGGCGAATGGCGTGGTGAGTTCCTCAACAAACACAAAAACGGCGACCTTTACTGGGAGTTCGCATCAATCTCAGGCATCCGGGATAAAAATGGTGAGATCACCAACTATCTGGCGGTCAAAGAGGATATCACCGAGCGTAAACAGGTTGAGGAGCAGCTTCGAATCGCTGCTGCAGTATTTAATACCAGCAACGAAGGTATTGTCGTTACCAACGCCGACAACCAGATCATGGCGGTTAACCCGAGTTTCACAAAAATCACCGGTTATCGCAGTGAAGAGGTGATCGGTAAAAACCCCAACCTACTCAACTCCGGACAGCACGGTCCCGAGTTTTACAATGAGATGTGGGTACAGCTGCAGGAGAAGGGGTACTGGGAGGGTGAGATCTGGAACCGAAGCAAATCGGGCGAGGTCTACCCCGAGTGGCTCTCACTCTCGGTGATCAAAGATGATGAAGGCAATGTTATTGAGCACATCGCCATCTTCAGCGATATCACCCAGCGCAAAAACGCCGAAGAGAAGATCCGCTGGCAGGCCAATTACGATGCCATCACCGGTCTGCCTAACCGCACCCTGTTCCGTGATCGCCTCTCATCGGCCATCAGCAACGCCCACCGTGAGGGATGGACCTCGGCGCTGCTCTTCATCGACCTCGATCACTTCAAGATCGTCAACGATACTCTGGGACACGCCGTCGGCGATGATCTGCTGAAATCGGGAGTCGCTATTTTTGCGAAAGTTTGTTTTGGGCATCCAAGCCCAAGCAAACAGCAAAACTTAACGCGACCATTTATGCCTACGGCGCCCCGACCGTCCTGCGTTCGTCGCGTAATCACCTCTTCGCGGCTCTACACAACTCCCTCAGTGACTCTACGCCGACATAAAGCCGCTGCTGCATCTTCTTCGTCGTCCGCTCGCGCTCTCAACTACGAATATGCAGACGGCGTCGACTATCGCGGACTAACCGCCTTCGCTTCGCTATCCATGGCGGTCAGCGCAGGTCGCCGAGCGTTTAATCGACTGCGTACGCGAGGCGGATACCGTTGCGCGACTCGGCGGTGA
- a CDS encoding putative bifunctional diguanylate cyclase/phosphodiesterase encodes MDCVREADTVARLGGDEFTVILQGINHSDDAAAVAQKIINKISEPFILEGNETFIGASIGITLYPDDASDADDLIRNADMAMYRAKDAGRNDYRFFTFTMNEQVFERMQLEKDMRAGLERNEFFLEYQPIVDTVNEQTVHAEALVRWQHPEHGLIPPDRFISLAEESGLINQLGWWVLENACAQAKQWSLNGYPVGISVNLSSRQIKAGLSSEKIVTMLNEVGLEPTLLTLEITEGLLLDDTEETLLWLNTIKQTGVKLSVDDFGTGFSSLSYLKRFPVNIIKIDKGFVQDVTHDHDDATLVKAIIGLAESFNINVVAEGVETEGQLKFLRQHNCDMIQGFYYSRPLAAENLLGYLKQGAAA; translated from the coding sequence ATCGACTGCGTACGCGAGGCGGATACCGTTGCGCGACTCGGCGGTGATGAGTTCACCGTAATTCTGCAAGGGATCAACCATAGTGACGATGCTGCCGCCGTGGCACAGAAGATCATCAACAAGATTTCTGAACCGTTCATTCTCGAGGGTAATGAAACCTTCATTGGTGCAAGTATCGGTATTACCCTCTACCCCGATGATGCCTCTGATGCTGATGATCTGATCCGTAATGCCGACATGGCGATGTATCGCGCCAAAGATGCGGGACGCAATGACTACCGCTTCTTCACCTTTACTATGAACGAGCAGGTATTCGAGCGCATGCAGCTGGAGAAAGATATGCGCGCAGGTCTTGAGCGCAATGAGTTCTTCCTCGAATACCAACCAATTGTCGATACCGTAAATGAACAGACGGTTCATGCCGAGGCACTAGTACGCTGGCAACATCCAGAGCATGGTCTGATACCACCCGATCGCTTTATTTCGCTTGCAGAGGAGTCTGGCTTGATCAACCAGCTCGGCTGGTGGGTACTGGAAAACGCCTGCGCTCAGGCCAAACAGTGGAGCTTGAACGGCTACCCGGTCGGCATCTCCGTCAATCTCTCTTCTCGGCAGATCAAGGCCGGATTGAGTTCGGAGAAAATCGTAACGATGCTGAATGAGGTCGGACTCGAACCTACTCTGCTGACACTTGAAATCACCGAAGGGCTGCTGCTTGACGATACCGAAGAGACACTGCTCTGGCTCAACACCATCAAGCAGACCGGCGTGAAACTCTCGGTCGACGATTTTGGCACCGGCTTCTCATCACTCAGCTATCTGAAACGTTTCCCAGTCAACATCATCAAGATCGACAAGGGTTTTGTTCAGGACGTCACCCACGACCACGATGACGCCACTCTGGTGAAGGCGATTATCGGCCTTGCCGAAAGTTTCAATATCAATGTGGTAGCTGAAGGTGTTGAGACCGAGGGACAGCTTAAATTCCTACGACAGCACAACTGCGACATGATCCAGGGCTTCTACTATAGTCGTCCCCTCGCCGCAGAGAACCTGCTCGGCTACCTCAAACAGGGTGCAGCAGCTTAA
- the galE gene encoding UDP-glucose 4-epimerase GalE, which translates to MKVLVVGGAGYIGSHMVKMLLAASHQVVTLDNLCNGHRDAVVGGEFVEGDLGDRGLLDTLMNQHSFDCVVHFASFIAVGESVVEPAEYYQNNVAATLNLLDAMVSHGVKELVFSSTAAVYGEPEYSPIDEAHPTTPINPYGRSKLMVEQILQDYDRAYALKSISLRYFNAAGADPGHQLGERHQPETHLIPLVLQAASGRHKSIQLYGRDYATDDGTCIRDYVHVVDLCSAHLLALDWLKAGKGSGVYNLGNGNGYSVQQLIDAAVRVTGREIQIEDCPARDGDAAILVADASRAITELGWQPEFSALDTIIEHAWQWELHHWKA; encoded by the coding sequence ATGAAGGTTTTAGTCGTCGGTGGAGCCGGATATATCGGCTCGCACATGGTCAAAATGCTGCTTGCAGCGAGCCATCAGGTAGTAACGCTGGATAATCTTTGTAACGGCCATCGCGATGCCGTTGTTGGTGGAGAGTTTGTTGAGGGTGACCTGGGTGATCGCGGTCTGTTAGATACGCTGATGAACCAGCACTCGTTTGATTGTGTGGTGCACTTTGCATCCTTCATCGCTGTCGGGGAGTCGGTTGTTGAACCCGCTGAGTACTATCAGAACAATGTAGCCGCAACGCTGAATCTTCTCGATGCGATGGTGAGCCACGGAGTGAAAGAGCTGGTCTTCTCATCTACTGCCGCTGTCTACGGTGAACCCGAATACTCGCCGATCGATGAAGCACACCCCACAACGCCGATTAACCCCTACGGACGTTCGAAGCTGATGGTTGAGCAGATATTGCAGGATTACGATCGTGCCTACGCTCTGAAATCGATCTCGCTACGCTACTTTAACGCGGCTGGAGCGGATCCAGGGCATCAGTTGGGGGAGCGACATCAACCCGAGACCCACCTGATTCCGTTGGTACTCCAGGCCGCCTCTGGACGACATAAATCGATCCAGCTTTATGGGCGTGATTATGCGACGGATGATGGCACCTGCATTCGTGACTATGTGCATGTGGTTGATCTCTGCAGTGCCCATCTACTGGCGCTCGATTGGCTTAAGGCTGGGAAGGGGAGTGGTGTTTACAATCTCGGTAACGGTAATGGCTACTCTGTTCAGCAGCTGATTGATGCAGCGGTGCGTGTCACGGGGCGTGAGATTCAGATAGAGGATTGCCCGGCGCGTGATGGTGATGCAGCCATACTGGTGGCGGATGCATCGCGGGCTATTACTGAACTCGGTTGGCAGCCAGAATTCAGTGCGCTAGATACTATTATTGAACACGCTTGGCAGTGGGAGTTGCACCACTGGAAGGCCTGA
- a CDS encoding Hpt domain-containing protein, translating into MTDLSQFLQTFYEESFEGLEIMETGLLNLDIGAADAEEINTIFRAAHSIKGGSATFGLGDVAEFTHLMETLLDELRDRRREVSQPVVELLLQSVDCLSDMLNANKSDEPLDQQRIGALQKELETMLGGESESAVQESAETVTEAGSVGVSYLNPTQISILR; encoded by the coding sequence TTGACCGATCTCTCACAGTTTCTGCAGACCTTCTATGAAGAGAGTTTTGAAGGGCTGGAGATTATGGAGACAGGCCTGCTCAACCTCGATATCGGTGCTGCCGATGCGGAAGAGATAAACACCATCTTTCGCGCAGCGCACTCGATCAAGGGCGGGAGTGCGACCTTTGGTCTGGGGGATGTGGCCGAATTTACCCATCTCATGGAGACGCTACTCGATGAGCTTAGAGATAGAAGGCGTGAGGTCTCCCAACCGGTTGTCGAACTGCTTCTCCAGTCTGTCGACTGTTTGAGCGATATGCTCAATGCAAATAAGAGTGACGAGCCACTCGATCAGCAACGTATAGGTGCTCTACAGAAAGAGCTCGAGACAATGCTTGGTGGTGAAAGCGAGAGTGCCGTTCAGGAGAGCGCGGAAACCGTCACGGAGGCTGGGTCGGTTGGCGTATCGTATTTAAACCCGACACAAATTTCTATTTTACGGTAA